In a genomic window of Erigeron canadensis isolate Cc75 chromosome 5, C_canadensis_v1, whole genome shotgun sequence:
- the LOC122601803 gene encoding protein FAR1-RELATED SEQUENCE 5-like: MDDRIGGLIKKTLKCQCPFRLIGRLTDDGWRITVVDDTHNHYPAENLEGYAYARRLTEEERLFLEEEYHRGSTPRRMLKLLKEKFPGNLTRSDDIYNFQKAMRKKAAEKHGNTPMQVMFSLLKEHNYLYYHTTNSVSGRLENLFFIHPTSFKLWRAFPYVIQIDATYKTNMYNMPLVEIVGVTPTNRTFSISYAFIISEQEHNYR; encoded by the exons ATGGATGATAGGATAGGCGGGCTCattaaaaagacacttaaatGTCAGTGCCCCTTTAGATTAATCGGTCGTTTGACTGATGATGGTTGGAGGATAACCGTTGTAGACGACACACATAATCACTATCCAGCTGAGAATCTGGAGGGTTACGCGTACGCAAGAAGGTTGACTGAAGAGGAGAGATTGTTTCTAGAAGAAGAATATCATCGTGGTAGTACGCCCCGTAGGATGTTAAagctattgaaagaaaaatttccaggaaacttgacccgcagtgatgacatttacaatttccaaaaagctatgcggaagaaggcggccgaaaaacatgggaacactccaatgcag GTTATGTTCAGTTTGCTTAAGgagcataattacttgtattatcatacaacaaacagtgtatctggtcggttggagaatctgttttttatacatccgacatcatttaagttgtggcgtgcatttccttatgttatccaaatagACGCCACGTACAAAACTAATATGTACAACATGCCATTGGTCGAGATCGTTGGTGTCACTCCAACAAACAGGACCTTTAGCATATCATATGCGTTTATCATAAGCGAACAAGAACATAATTATAGATGA